The Halobacillus ihumii genomic sequence GTTTTTATACCTTTAGTAAATCCGGCAAAGAGATTGATTGTACCGCCTTTTTTTAACAGCTGAACGGAATCATTCACTATGGAAGGCACTCCAATGGCCATGATAACCACATCAGCGCCAAGTTGATCCGTTTCTCTTTGCACGACCCCTTGTAAAGACTCCTCTTCAGGATTGACTGTACAATCTGCCCCTGCAATCAAAGCTTTTTCTCTCCGGTGTTCAACCAGTTCACTGACGATCACCGTTTTAGCACCAGCAATTTTTGCGAGTTGTACGTGCATCAATCCAATGGGGCCGCCGCCAACAATGACCACGGTGTCGTTCACTTTAATATTGGCCTTTTTGTGTCCATTAAAACAACAAGCCAACGGTTCTGTCACAACCGCTTGTTCAAAGGTTACACTGTCCGGTAACTTAACTAAGTTTCCCGCATCAATCGCTTCTTTCGGTATTTTGAGATATTCGGCAAAACCGCCGTCAAATTCATAGCCGATAGCCACTCTCTTCGCACAAACATTTTCCATACCATTCAAACAGTAGTGGCACCTGCGGCAAGGAATGACCGGAATCACACCAACCCGTTCTCCAATGTTAAATTCCTCGATTCCTTCACCAACCTTTTCAATTACGCCTGTTGTTTCGTGGCCAATAATCGAGGGAACCCTGACACCTTTTGTCTTTTGCCCTGAAAAAATTCTTACATCCGTTCCGCATACCGCACTGACCGCGACACGAAC encodes the following:
- a CDS encoding zinc-dependent dehydrogenase gives rise to the protein MRAAKFQGENKITVENMDTPQINEGEILVRVAVSAVCGTDVRIFSGQKTKGVRVPSIIGHETTGVIEKVGEGIEEFNIGERVGVIPVIPCRRCHYCLNGMENVCAKRVAIGYEFDGGFAEYLKIPKEAIDAGNLVKLPDSVTFEQAVVTEPLACCFNGHKKANIKVNDTVVIVGGGPIGLMHVQLAKIAGAKTVIVSELVEHRREKALIAGADCTVNPEEESLQGVVQRETDQLGADVVIMAIGVPSIVNDSVQLLKKGGTINLFAGFTKGIKTEIDPNLIHYNEVNIVGTSALKRTDYLTALSLIESGQINTDVLTSDGYSLNDIEKAILDVKNGVGMKSLIHI